The DNA window ACAAATCATGAAATAATGGCTAAATAAAATTCTTCTCTATATATAATGTATCATATTAATGAGTCTGCAATTATCAGTGTGATGTTATAATACAATAAGTGTTCCTTTAGAATGTATGTAGCTGATAGTTGAAAGTCTTTATTTAAGGGATCTGGATAGTAAATCGTACAATATACAATTACTATAGGTTAAATACATATTGTAATTATTACAATAAAGATAAAATTCATATTGTATTTAAGATGATATTTACAATGCTGATAAATAAAGAGTTATAGGCAGATAAAAATTTTATAAATAAGTTTGGAAGTATAAAAAATAGCACTATATTTGCAACGCTTAAATAAATATTATGGAACGCGATATTGATATAGATAAGTTAGTAAATCCACATGTCTCAGTTGACTGTGTTGTGATAGGGTTTGATGGTGAACAACTAAAAGTCTTGTTAGTAAAACAGCTGGATCAGGAACCTGTAGATGCTTATACGGATTTGAAACTTCCCGGTGGTTTAATCTACGAAGATGAAGACTTGGATGAAGCCGCTCAGCGGGTTCTTTATGAATTAACAGGACTTAAGAATGTTAATTTACTTCAATTTAGAGCTTTTGGCTCAAAAAATAGAACGCATAATCCTAAAGATGTAAGATGGCTGGAACGCTTTCATCAATTAAAAAGCAAGATTGAACGCATTGTTACAATTGCTTATCTTTCTATGGTTAAGATTGATAAGAAACTCGAAAATCTATCAGATAAATATCAGGCTGAGTGGATGGAAATAAAGGATCTCAAAGTTCTTGCTTTTGACCATAATCAGATTATTTCTGAAGCAATCACTTATATTCGTCAATATGTGGAAGCAAATCCTGCTGTCTTGTTTGATTTATTACCTCGTAAGTTTACTGCATCTGAACTGCGTGTCTTATATGAATTAGTATATGATAAGACATTCGACGTTCGTAATTTCCATAAGAAAATAGCTATGATGGAGTATGTTGTTCCACTACAGGAACGCCAGACTGGTGTTCCTCACAGGGCGGCACGCTATTATAAGTTTGACAGGAAAATTTATAATAAACTTCACGTTACAACAAAGTCTTTTAGTAAGTAATTACCTTAATATATTAATACTTTATAATTATGTTTTTATTAGGATATGATATTGGAAGTTCGTCTGTAAAGGCTAGTTTAGTAAATGCAGAAACAGGAAAATGTGTTTCTACTGCATTTTATCCAAAAACTGAAATGAATATAACGGCTGTAAAGGCTGGTTGGGCAGAACAAGATCCTCAGGCTTGGTGGGAAAATCTGAAATTAGCTACTAAAACCATTATGGATGAATCCGGAATTAGTGCTGCTGAAATTAAAGCTATCGGTATTTCTTATCAGATGCACGGACTGGTTTGTGTAGATAAAGATCAGAATGTATTGCGCCCGGCTATTATATGGTGTGATTCTCGTGCAGTTCCTTATGGACAAAAGGCCTTTGATATTTTAGGCGAGGAGAGATGTCTTTCTCATTTGTTAAACTCTCCTGGTAATTTTACAGCTTCTAAGTTGGCTTGGATCAAAGCTAACGAGCCAAAAGTATATGAGCAGATTTACAAGATAATGCTTCCGGGTGATTATATTGCTATGAAGCTGAGTGGAGAAATTTGCACTACGGTTTCCGGTCTTTCCGAAGGTATGTTTTGGGATTTTAAGCAAAATAGTATTGCTGGCTTCCTGATGGATTATTATGGCTTCGATTCTTCATTAATTGCAGATATCAAACCAACGTTCTCAAACCAAGGTGAAGTGAATGCAGCTGCTGCTAAAGAACTTGGATTAAAAGAAGGAACTCCAATTACTTATCGTGCAGGAGACCAACCTAATAATGCACTTTCTCTGAATGTGTTTAATCCGGGCGAGATTGCCTCTACAGCTGGAACTTCAGGTGTTGTTTATGGCGTTAATGGAGAGGTTAATTATGATCCACAATCACGCGTAAATACATTTGCTCATGTAAATCACACTGAAGAACAAACTCGTTTAGGAGTATTACTTTGTATTAACGGAACCGGAATTTTGAATTCATGGGTGAAAAAGAATATTGCTCCCGAAGGTATTTCGTATAATGAAATGAATGTCTTAGCATCTAAAGCTCCAATTGGTAGTGGAGGTATAAGTATTCTTCCTTTTGGAAACGGTGCAGAACGTATGTTGGGCAATAAGGAAATTGGCTGTTCAATCCGTGGATTAAACTTCAATACACATGGCAAACACCATATAGCTCGTGCTGCTCAGGAAGGAATCGTTTTCTCATTTAAATATGGTATTGAGATTATGGAGCAGATGGGTATTCCTGTTAAGAAGATTCATGCAGGTCATGCCAATATGTTCTTAAGCTCTATCTTTCGCGATACACTTGCCGGAGTAACCGGAGCAACTATAGAATTATATGATACTGATGGTTCGGTGGGTGCAGCTAAGGGTGCAGGTATTGGAGCAGGTATCTATAAAGATAATAACGAAGCTTTTGCAACTCTTGATAAACTGGATGTAATAGAACCTAATATTGCTAAAAGTCAGGAATATGCAGATGCATACAATCAATGGAAATACAGACTTGAAAAGTCTATGTCTAAATAATAATATAAAAACAACAAAAATTTTAAATCAAAAAGTATTATGGCAACTAAAGAGTATTTTCCTGGTATAGGAAAGATTAAATTTGAAGGTAAAGAAAGTAAAAATCCAATGGCATTCCGTTATTATGATGCTGAAAAAGTAGTTAACGGAAAGAAGATGAAAGATTGGTTGAAGTTTGCTATGGCTTGGTGGCACACACTTTGCGCAGAAGGTGGCGACCAATTTGGTGGTGGAACAAAACAGTTTCCTTGGAACGGTGCTTCTTCTGCTGTTGAAGCTGCAAAGAATAAATTAGATGCTGGTTTTGAATTTATGCAGAAATGTGGTATTGAATATTACTGTTTCCATGATGCTGACTTAGTTGATCCTAGCGATGATATTGCTGAATATGAAGCAAACATGAAAGCGATTGTTGCTTATGCTAAGCAAAGACAAGCAGAAACTGGTATCAAATTGTTGTGGGGTACTGCAAATGTATTCTCTCATGCACGTTATATGAATGGTGCTGCAACAAATCCTAACTTTGACGTGGTAGCTCGTGCTGCTGTTCAGATTAAAAATGCTATTGATGCAACTATCGAATTAGGTGGTACAAATTATGTATTCTGGGGCGGACGCGAAGGTTATATGTCTTTATTGAATACTGATCAAAAACGTGAAAAAGAACATTTGGCAATGATGCTTACTAAAGCTCGTGACTATGCTCGTGCTAAAGGTTTCAAAGGAACATTCCTTATCGAACCAAAACCAATGGAACCAATGAAACATCAATATGATGTTGATACAGAAACTGTTATCGGATTCTTGAAAGCTCACGGATTGGAAAATGATTTCAAAGTAAATATTGAAGTTAACCATGCTACATTGGCTGGCCATACTTTTGAACACGAATTGGCTTGCGCTGTAGATGCTGGTATGTTGGGTTCAATAGATGCTAACCGCGGTGATGCTCAGAATGGTTGGGATACTGACCAATTCCCTATCGATAATTACGAATTGATTCAGGCAATGATGCAGATTATCCGTAATGGTGGTCTTGGTAATGGTGGAACAAACTTCGATGCTAAAACTCGTCGTAACTCTACTGATCTGGAAGATATCTTTATTGCTCACATCAGCGGTATGGATGCTTTTGCTCGTGCACTTGAAAATGCTTCTGCTTTATTGAATGAATCTCCTATCTGTAACATGGTTAAAGAGCGTTATGCTTCTTTTGATGGTGGTAAAGGTAAAGAATTCGAAGCTGGTAGCCTTTCTTTGGAAGATCTTCATGCTTACGCTGTAGCTAAAGGTGAACCTACACAGGTTAGTGGAAAACAAGAATTGTATGAAGCAATCGTAAATATGTATTGCTAGTATTTTTGCTTATAAAAAATAATATTCCGGTATGCTGGAGAATGCTTTTCTCTGGCATATCGGTTCTCTCGTTTTAGGTTAATTTATTTCTAATTCTATTATAATAAAAAACATATGTCATCAAAAACAAAGCAAACAGGGATATATCTTGCGCTGCTAACCTTGGTAGCAACACTTGGCGGTTTGTTGTTCGGTTATGATACTGCTGTAGTTAATGGAGCCGAAAAATCATTAGTTGATTTCTTCATCAGCAAGATTACAACCGATCATGCATACGCAGTGAGCATGATTACTCAGTATAAATTATTGGTAAGTACTGTTGTTGTATTGGTACTTGCTATTCTTTCCTCACAAATATTAAAACTAGTCGGCAAAACTAAAGGTGGTATTACTGTTGCTGTTCTTTTTGTTGCAGCAATAATCTGGATTAT is part of the uncultured Bacteroides sp. genome and encodes:
- the xylA gene encoding xylose isomerase, with amino-acid sequence MATKEYFPGIGKIKFEGKESKNPMAFRYYDAEKVVNGKKMKDWLKFAMAWWHTLCAEGGDQFGGGTKQFPWNGASSAVEAAKNKLDAGFEFMQKCGIEYYCFHDADLVDPSDDIAEYEANMKAIVAYAKQRQAETGIKLLWGTANVFSHARYMNGAATNPNFDVVARAAVQIKNAIDATIELGGTNYVFWGGREGYMSLLNTDQKREKEHLAMMLTKARDYARAKGFKGTFLIEPKPMEPMKHQYDVDTETVIGFLKAHGLENDFKVNIEVNHATLAGHTFEHELACAVDAGMLGSIDANRGDAQNGWDTDQFPIDNYELIQAMMQIIRNGGLGNGGTNFDAKTRRNSTDLEDIFIAHISGMDAFARALENASALLNESPICNMVKERYASFDGGKGKEFEAGSLSLEDLHAYAVAKGEPTQVSGKQELYEAIVNMYC
- a CDS encoding FGGY-family carbohydrate kinase, translating into MFLLGYDIGSSSVKASLVNAETGKCVSTAFYPKTEMNITAVKAGWAEQDPQAWWENLKLATKTIMDESGISAAEIKAIGISYQMHGLVCVDKDQNVLRPAIIWCDSRAVPYGQKAFDILGEERCLSHLLNSPGNFTASKLAWIKANEPKVYEQIYKIMLPGDYIAMKLSGEICTTVSGLSEGMFWDFKQNSIAGFLMDYYGFDSSLIADIKPTFSNQGEVNAAAAKELGLKEGTPITYRAGDQPNNALSLNVFNPGEIASTAGTSGVVYGVNGEVNYDPQSRVNTFAHVNHTEEQTRLGVLLCINGTGILNSWVKKNIAPEGISYNEMNVLASKAPIGSGGISILPFGNGAERMLGNKEIGCSIRGLNFNTHGKHHIARAAQEGIVFSFKYGIEIMEQMGIPVKKIHAGHANMFLSSIFRDTLAGVTGATIELYDTDGSVGAAKGAGIGAGIYKDNNEAFATLDKLDVIEPNIAKSQEYADAYNQWKYRLEKSMSK
- a CDS encoding NUDIX domain-containing protein, translating into MERDIDIDKLVNPHVSVDCVVIGFDGEQLKVLLVKQLDQEPVDAYTDLKLPGGLIYEDEDLDEAAQRVLYELTGLKNVNLLQFRAFGSKNRTHNPKDVRWLERFHQLKSKIERIVTIAYLSMVKIDKKLENLSDKYQAEWMEIKDLKVLAFDHNQIISEAITYIRQYVEANPAVLFDLLPRKFTASELRVLYELVYDKTFDVRNFHKKIAMMEYVVPLQERQTGVPHRAARYYKFDRKIYNKLHVTTKSFSK